The DNA sequence gtgctcgccacggattgtccataacgaacaccttgttcaaacataagggtgtccatatgtgcacttggcaccaggacaccctaggccgcagttcgatgatcaactttgtagttgtatcatcggatttgcggccgcatgttctggacactcgtgtgaagagaggggcggagctgtcaactgatcaccacctggtggtgagtaggctccgatgatgtgggaagatgccggtccgtcctggcagacccaaacgtattgtgagggtttgttgggagcgtctggcggaatcccctgtccgaaggagtttcaactcccacctccgacagagcttttcccatgtacgggggaggcgggggacattgagcccgagtggaccatgtttcatgcctctattgttgaggcggccaatctgagttgtggccgtaaggtggttggtgcctgtcgtggcggcaacccccgtactcgctggtggacaccagcattaagggatgccgtcaagctgaagaaggagtcctatcgagcatTTATGGCCTgcgggaccccagaggcagggtattgactggccaagcggaacacagcttcggtggtcgccgaggcaaaaaccagagcgtgggaagagtttggtgaggccatggaagccgacttccggacggcttcgaggaaattctggtcaagtcaagtcaagtcaagtcaagtcaacagtatttatagagcactttcaaacagccatcgctgcatacaaagtgctgtacatggagcaatttaacatgcacaataaacagcaagacaaatcggtaataaaaggcagtagaaagcaccaaacagtaaaatcaagaacaaatctaagtcatgctgagtcgaatgccagagaatacaagtgagttttgaggagggctttgaacatgggcagcgaggaggcttgccgaatgttcagtgggaggtcattccagagagagggaccagcaacagaaaaggctcgattccctctgagcctcagtttagttcttggtacttctaacaaagtctggtccacagacctgaggcgccgggcaggtgtgtaggggcggatgagctcagagaggtaaggtggcgcgagattattcagagatttgaaaacaaagaggaggatcttgaaaataactctaaaatgaatggggagccagtgaagggatgccagagtaggagttatgtgctccctcttacaagtaccagtcaaggGGCGAGCAGCgtcattctggaccagctgaaggcgcttaatggaggactggctgactccaaagtaaagggcattgcagtaatccagccgggatgtgacaaaggcatgaattactgtctcaaagtgctcatgtgagaggagaggttttattttggccagctgtctaatgtgaaagaagctggatttaacaacggcaccaatttgccgatcgagtttgaaatcactgtccagtttaaggcccaagtttgagaccgttgatttcagataaggagacagggggcccaagtctacaggatgcaatgtacaagggccactgggaccaaacaatatcacctctgtcttgttttcgttgaatttcaagaaattttgtgccatccaggttttgatttcctccagacaggataggagtggccttaatgagaaggcgtctttcttgctcagtggaacatagatctggcagtcatctgcattgcagtggaagggaataccatgttttcttaagatggaacccaatgggagcagatacagtgagaacagcagagcccccagaattgagccctgtggaacaccacatgacaggggagcagtgcgtgactcagagcagccaaggctgacacaaaaggtcctgtcagctagataggacgtaaaccactcaagagcactaccgccaatgcccaccatgTGCTGCAAacaagtcagcagaatactgtgatccactgtatcaaatgctgcagttaagtccaataaaaccagacacacatggtctccagagtcatttgccaggaggatgtcattagaaacgcgtaacagggctgactccgtgctatgcatcgtcttgaaacctgactggaagacctccaagatgttatgttcatccaaaaaagtttcaactgcatgtgcaccactttttccagaattttggaaatgaaaggcagtttggaaatgttaAGGTGCTCTGTAATTAATAAAACTTGAGCGGAGTCGAGTTGAGCTGTTATcataattattgttattttagtcgTATTCGGAGTACTGTAATGTTAGTAGCAGAAGAAGTAACAGTCGTAATGTTATGAGTTTTGATTAGGTAGAATCAAATgtaactgcagaaatagcagtAGCCTGTAAATGTCGCTCTTGGGTATAAAACGGAAGATGTGGGAATAAATGTCGTAGAAGAAGAAGCTGTTCCTTAACCAACGTCACATCCGCTGACCGCAGTTGTAGGTAATGTTTactctgcttatcctcacaacatTAGCGTTATTTTATACGGGATATCACCAAATTTGGACTGTCATCGCAgcgatatttgtttgttttttgatgcgAAGTTCAAGATCCGTGCGCTAATAACCTTAGCGTGtactaaataaatcaataatacCGACCTTTCGTTGTGATGAGTGctttgattgattgtttttgaCACTACACACCGCGTgttcaaactctgaaaataaCAAAGGTTGTTTAATGCTGTACCACCGCCCTGAAACGATATCTGGCAACAACAGTTTTGAATTTCGCCATGAAAAATTATTTGATGAGACTTTAGATAAAGCGATTTCTATTTAATGTCCAAGAGGAACTAGAAAATAGAAATATATCAGTATCGGTGGAATAAAACGGTTATCATGCTTCTCGATCTTTAAGGTTTTGAATTTGTTATTTAAATTTTGTGATCATTATCTAAGTTAGAAAGGTAGAGCATAGGAGAGTTGTGTCACTGACAAATAGTATAGATTGTTAGCATTTTCGACATTTTGTGATATCAGTagtaaatataaataattttgGACCCAATACAAACCCTTACGGAACACCGTATACTACTGGTAGGGTATTCGATTTAATGTTAAATATTTCTAACTGATGTGTCCGGTTACTTCAAAACCTTCCAATGCAATTGTTTGCTTGGCCCCTTAATATTTAATTTGCCTCTTTTAAGCTAAATATCATGATTAAGAGTATTGAACACTTTTTGTTTAAATCAACAAATATCCCTGCTGTtgtgaatcatttaaaaaaaacaagaagaaaaaatatataatatatattggtTATTTCTTTTGTTCACTGCTTTCCAAGTTgagcgattttttttcccccccaaacggTGTTATATATCCAAAACAGTGATGTAATGTTTGCTAAGGGGTCATAAAGGTGTTATTAGAATCTCTAAAGTTTCTTCTCCTGCTTCATAGGTGATCAAGACAAAGCCTTACTTTCATCAATGCTACGCCTCATCTCCACATCACTGTGTCTTCAGTGCCACCGTGTGACATATTTATCTTCAAACTTCAGACCATGTGGGACATTCAGCTCAGCAGAGAACAAACAAACTGTGGAGGCTCTGTATGGTCTTTCTGTCGACATCCAAAAGGTGAGAAAGCTTAAAGGCTGGGTCCTACAACAGAGTCCGTCTTACACAAAGGAGGTTGCAGATTTATTGAAGGACCTGGGTGCCTCAGGGACCAAAATCTCTCAGATTTTAACGGTTTACCCTGAGGCTGTACTCTGCAATCCAGACCAAACACTTGCACAGAAAGCGCTCTGGCTGTCAGTGTGTCCCAACCAGAAAGAGCTGGTTGGTATCATCGAGAAATTCCCAGCCTCCTTCTTCACATCCTCAAGTCACCACGACAACCAGCGCAAAAACATCACTTACCTTCAAAGCTTAAACCTCAACAAGCGTATGATTACCAAGCTCATGGCCAGTGCCCCGCAGAGCTTCAGTCGTCCGGTAGAGCAGAACAAGGAGATGGTTTGCAGCCTCCAGCAGACCTACCAGGACCTCGGTGGAGATGAGACCAACATGAAGATCTGGCTTCAG is a window from the Hippocampus zosterae strain Florida chromosome 3, ASM2543408v3, whole genome shotgun sequence genome containing:
- the mterf2 gene encoding transcription termination factor 2, mitochondrial isoform X2, which encodes MKKKTFSTVYKIPKHASRCGDQDKALLSSMLRLISTSLCLQCHRVTYLSSNFRPCGTFSSAENKQTVEALYGLSVDIQKVRKLKGWVLQQSPSYTKEVADLLKDLGASGTKISQILTVYPEAVLCNPDQTLAQKALWLSVCPNQKELVGIIEKFPASFFTSSSHHDNQRKNITYLQSLNLNKRMITKLMASAPQSFSRPVEQNKEMVCSLQQTYQDLGGDETNMKIWLQKLLIQNPFVLLKPPEVLRQNMLFLQDRGFSTAELLYLLSKLKGSVIELNPDSMRHTLNYSQDTLGCSEAELRDIIVRCPALLYYPEDILAERFQGLLRAGISMHQIMQTPTVLELTTQIVNYRIQRLKSRGYDVRTASLDVLNGTKKDFEVNYGKLQLCRQRPLFNPVAPLKGDD
- the mterf2 gene encoding transcription termination factor 2, mitochondrial isoform X3; this encodes MLRLISTSLCLQCHRVTYLSSNFRPCGTFSSAENKQTVEALYGLSVDIQKVRKLKGWVLQQSPSYTKEVADLLKDLGASGTKISQILTVYPEAVLCNPDQTLAQKALWLSVCPNQKELVGIIEKFPASFFTSSSHHDNQRKNITYLQSLNLNKRMITKLMASAPQSFSRPVEQNKEMVCSLQQTYQDLGGDETNMKIWLQKLLIQNPFVLLKPPEVLRQNMLFLQDRGFSTAELLYLLSKLKGSVIELNPDSMRHTLNYSQDTLGCSEAELRDIIVRCPALLYYPEDILAERFQGLLRAGISMHQIMQTPTVLELTTQIVNYRIQRLKSRGYDVRTASLDVLNGTKKDFEVNYGKLQLCRQRPLFNPVAPLKGDD